The genomic window ACGTCGAGCTCGCGGGGCGTCAGCCGGTCCACGAAACCGTCGGCCACTCGTTGCCGTCGCAGGTCGCCCAAGAGATGGCCCAGTACCGGTTCCAAGGTCGCCGGAGCTAGGTACAGATGTCCGTCCAGCACCTGCCAGATCGCGGCGACCAGGGCCGGTAGCCGGGTGGTCTTCGCCAGCCAGCCGCGGGCGCCCGCGTCGAGGGCCTGCACGATCAGTCGGGGATCGGTGCTGCCGGACAGCATGATCACCGCCGGTGGGTCGGGTTCGGCGATCAGCTCGGCCAGCAGGTCCGAACCCGACTCCTCGGCCAGCGACAGATCGAGCAGCACCAGATCGGGGCGGCCGGCAGCGATCAGCGTCCGGGCACCGGCCAGGTTCGACGCGGTACCGACCGGACCGATGCCCGGCTCGGCCGCGAGCAGGTTCGCCAGGGCCTCGGCGAACACGCGGTGGTCGTCGACGAGCAGCACCGCCACCCCGTCGGTGCCTGTCGTGCCGTCCATGCCATCGGCGCCGTTCGGGCCGTTCGGGCCGTTCAGGCTGTGGTGGGCGGTCACCGGTGCCCGTCCGCGGCGAGTTCCCGGACGTCGACCAGGCCGGCGTCGGCGGCCGCGCGGGCCAGCTTGCCGCGTCCGTGCACCCTGAGCTTGCGGAGCACCTGCTGGACGTGGGTACGGATGGTGTGCCGGCTGACGCCGAGGATGCCGGCCATCTGCTCGGTGTTGTAGCCCTGCACCACGAGCCGCAGTACCTGCAGTTCCCTGGTGGTCAGCGCGTCGACGACCGGTCGCGGTCGGCGTCGGTCGGCGGACGGTCTGCCCTCGGCCACATGATTGCCCCGGGCCACCAATTCGGCGACCTCGATCACTGCGCGCAGACTGCAGGCCTTACTGACCACGCCCTCGACGACCCCACCGTCGAATGCCTGCCAGGCCCGGTCGTCCTGCGGGTCCGCGAGCAGTACGACGTACGGTGTCCGGTCCCGGTGCCGCAGCAGATCGGTCGCGGCCGGCACGTCGAGCAGGTACAGGTCCGGTGAACGACCGGCGACCTCGAACAACTGTTGCAGATCGTCGCCGGTGGCAACGATCTCGTGGCCGTGCCGCTCGAAGGCGGCGGCCAGCACCGAGGCGAAGAGCCAGTACTCCTCGCAGATCGCCAGCCTCATACCGACCTCACCCTCGGGTGGCCGGCGGGCAGGCTGAGCCGGACGGTGGTTCCGGAGCCGGGGACGCTGGCGATCTCGAGCCGGCCGCCGTACGCGCGGGCTGCCGCGGCGACCACCTGCAGACCGTGACCGGTTCCGGCGGCGACGTCTCCGAAGCCTGGGCCGTCGTCGGACACCTCGATGTAGGCCTCGCCATCGGCGACGTCCACGCGAAGCTGGACGTGACCGGCGCCGCCGGCCGCGCGGCAGGCGTTGTCGAGCAGGTTGCCGATCGCGCGGCGCAGCAGTGCCTGATCGCCCGCGACCATGACGCGGGTGGCGCGTTCGAAGATCACCGGTGCGCGGTAGGTCAGGCGAACGACGTCGGCGCACTCACCGGCCAGCTGGGTCAGGTTGACACCACCGATCCGCCGCGTGGTTGCCTGCTCGACCTCCAGGATCTCGGCGATCGCTTCGAACTGCTGGCGGATCAGGGCCAGCCTGGCCGGCCCGCCCAGTTCAGCGGTGTCCTCGGACAGGTGCAGACCCGCGGCGACGTACTGCCGCAGATCGTGGAACAGCCGCAGCAGGTGCTCCGGCTCGTCGGCTTTTCCGCCTCTCGCCGGCGATACGTCGGCAGCGCTCATCGGTGACCCCCCTCAGGTCCCGACCGAACCGGCCGCCCACCGCGGCCGCACGTCGCCAAAGCCTTCGACAACCACGGACGGTAACCGATCCGTCCCGGTTTCCCCGCTCGAGCCCCCCAAGGCACGCGTCTCGGTCTTCACCGACCAGTACAGACCGTCACCACCGCGAGGGGCAGGGGCAGCGGGCAGACGTCATTGTTCGGTCATCTTCACGTCATCTTGGGGCGTTGCGGGCCCGTTCGTTCGGGGGCTGGTAGCTCACGGCTGGTATTCGTACGCACCGAGGTCGTCGTAGCGCCGTGGTCCTTCCGCGAACGTGTTCCCGGTGGCCGGATCGTCCACTCGGGTCCGGCCCGTGACGTCGGTGGACTGCTCGCCGGAGACGCCCGAGTTGCCGCGGTCGATCGCGGCGGACCCGGTCGCGAGGCGCAGGTTCCAGGAACCTGCGGATACGAACCGCGGATCGGCCTGTACGCCGTGTGCCTCCTGCCCGGTCGCCGCGTGCATCGCGGCCAGCGACGTGTACGTCGTACCGAAGGCGTACATCTTTCCGCTCTTCGTCAGCCAGACCAGGTTGTGGTCCACCGTCGTGGAGGACGGCGCCGAGTCCCAGATGCCGATGTTCCCGGCCCGCCGCGTGCAGGCGATGCCGTGGTAGGCCGGGTACACACCGTTGTCGACGGCAACATTGTTGACGACCAGGTAGTTGCCGGACGTCCCTTCGACGTTGATACCGGTCGTGCAGTTGCGGTAGACGGTGTTGCCGATCAGCCGGCCGCCGGTGACGTTCAGGTCGTCGATGCCGTGGTCACCGTTGTTGTACGTGACGTTCAGTGCGGCCAGGTTGTCGTCGGCGCCGGTGTAGAACTGGATGCCGGAGTCCTCGTTGTCGTGGGTGACGTTGCGCAGCAGGGTGTTTCCCTCGCTGACCACGTTGATCCCGTTGGCGTTCCGTCGGAATCCGTCGGCGTTGAAACTGGCCGCGTTGCCGCTGACCAGGATCCCGGTCGAGCCCGAGGTGATCAGGATGCCGGTGCCGTGGTTGTCGTGCACGTTGTTGCCACTGACAACCGATGCGGAGGAGGACCGGATGCTGATCCCGTACGCCGTCTCGCCCGACACCGGGTGTCCGGCTCCCGTGACCGTGTTGCCGCTGATCGTGATGTCATGGCTGCCGGAAACGTACACGCCGTCGTACTTCGTTCCGCTGAAGGTGAACCCGGACAGCGTCAGGTAGGCCCGCGACGAGATGTTCGCGCCGAAGCTCGCCGGATCGAGCACCGGATGCCGGCCCGGCCAGGCGCTGATCGTGATTCGCGCGGTCGCCGTCCCGGAGACCGCCGGTTTGATCGTCTCGGTGTACGTCCCGTTGCCGACGTAGAGCGTGAAACCGGCTGCGAGCTTCGCGACTCCCTTGCCGATCGTGCAGTACGGCGTGATCGCCGTGCCAGGGCCGGCGTCGGAGCAGCCGGCTGTCGTACGGTCGACGTACAGGACCGTCGTCGTGCCGCGAGCGACGAGCGGACAGACCAGTGCGGCTCCTGACACCAGGAGTACGCCCCCCAGCCGCACCGCAAGCCTCATGACCACAGAGTGCGGCGGTTCGGTGCCGCTCCGCATCGCTCGTCCGACGTAGAAGATCGTGCCGGTCGACTGAGAAACAGCTGGGAGAAACAGCTGGGAGAACGGCTGCGTACGCCCCCAGGCCGGGCCGGCCGGGACATTCCGGTCACGACGAGGGGGTGTCGTTTCCCGGGGCCGGAACGGCGCCCGGAGCATGTGGGGTGCGTCGGGTTCGGGCGACGTACGCAGCAGGTTCCCCACTGCAGGGTGGCCCGGGGGCCGGGGTGTGGCAACAAAGATGACATGGCCGTCATCGACTGGTCAGTCGGCCGGCAACTCCAGCTCGAACAGTGCGCCGCCGTTCGGGCCGTTCCGGGCGGACAGCCGGCCACCGTGCGCGACCGCGGCGGACCGCGCCATCGCGAGCCCGAGACCGGTACCCATCCGGCCGTTCGGCGGCATCCGGTGCCAGAACCGGTCGAACACGTGCGGCAGGTCCTCCGGCTCGATCCCGGGTCCGGAGTCGGCCACCTCGACGACACAGTGGTCGGCCGATCTCCAGCAGTGCAGGCTGATCGTGCCGCCGACCGGGGTGAAGTTGAGCGCGTTCTCGACCAGGGCGTCCAGGGCCAGCTCGATCCACTCCGGGTCCGCCGCGATCCAGCCGGTCGGCTCGCAGTCGACCCGCCAGGTCCGGTCCGATCGCGCCGACCAGTTGGCGGCCAGTTCGCGGACCAGATTGCCCAGGTTCGTCGGCTGCTCGGAGAGCGCGCCGCCCGAGTCGAGCCGGGCGACCGCGAGCAGCCGATTGGACAGGGCGGTCATCCGCTCGAGTTGCTGCAGCGCGACGGACAGGTCGGAGCGAACCTCCTCGTCCAGGTCCTCGACGGCCACCAGTTCCAGGTGACCACGGGCGATCGTCACCGGGGTCCGGATCGCGTGCGACGCGTCCCGGACGAACTCGTGCTCGCGCTGCACCGCCTGGAGTTGGCGGTCGGTCATCTGTTCCATCTTCTCGACCGCCACGACCCGGCGCCGGACGTGCCAGATCATCACCAGCAACACCATCG from Kribbella jejuensis includes these protein-coding regions:
- a CDS encoding response regulator, translated to MTAHHSLNGPNGPNGADGMDGTTGTDGVAVLLVDDHRVFAEALANLLAAEPGIGPVGTASNLAGARTLIAAGRPDLVLLDLSLAEESGSDLLAELIAEPDPPAVIMLSGSTDPRLIVQALDAGARGWLAKTTRLPALVAAIWQVLDGHLYLAPATLEPVLGHLLGDLRRQRVADGFVDRLTPRELDVLRCLVAGMTRNETAEQLFVSTNTVRTHIQSLLRRSGQHSTLALVAFARSHGVTGVDENNGSVIAARPGSSS
- a CDS encoding helix-turn-helix transcriptional regulator; protein product: MRLAICEEYWLFASVLAAAFERHGHEIVATGDDLQQLFEVAGRSPDLYLLDVPAATDLLRHRDRTPYVVLLADPQDDRAWQAFDGGVVEGVVSKACSLRAVIEVAELVARGNHVAEGRPSADRRRPRPVVDALTTRELQVLRLVVQGYNTEQMAGILGVSRHTIRTHVQQVLRKLRVHGRGKLARAAADAGLVDVRELAADGHR
- a CDS encoding sensor histidine kinase, with the protein product MSAADVSPARGGKADEPEHLLRLFHDLRQYVAAGLHLSEDTAELGGPARLALIRQQFEAIAEILEVEQATTRRIGGVNLTQLAGECADVVRLTYRAPVIFERATRVMVAGDQALLRRAIGNLLDNACRAAGGAGHVQLRVDVADGEAYIEVSDDGPGFGDVAAGTGHGLQVVAAAARAYGGRLEIASVPGSGTTVRLSLPAGHPRVRSV
- a CDS encoding right-handed parallel beta-helix repeat-containing protein, translated to MRLAVRLGGVLLVSGAALVCPLVARGTTTVLYVDRTTAGCSDAGPGTAITPYCTIGKGVAKLAAGFTLYVGNGTYTETIKPAVSGTATARITISAWPGRHPVLDPASFGANISSRAYLTLSGFTFSGTKYDGVYVSGSHDITISGNTVTGAGHPVSGETAYGISIRSSSASVVSGNNVHDNHGTGILITSGSTGILVSGNAASFNADGFRRNANGINVVSEGNTLLRNVTHDNEDSGIQFYTGADDNLAALNVTYNNGDHGIDDLNVTGGRLIGNTVYRNCTTGINVEGTSGNYLVVNNVAVDNGVYPAYHGIACTRRAGNIGIWDSAPSSTTVDHNLVWLTKSGKMYAFGTTYTSLAAMHAATGQEAHGVQADPRFVSAGSWNLRLATGSAAIDRGNSGVSGEQSTDVTGRTRVDDPATGNTFAEGPRRYDDLGAYEYQP
- a CDS encoding sensor histidine kinase codes for the protein MSAISSRAPELAAPRVGRLRPPARIGLLIDIAVAAVVVGMLALMIVFPGLEAGPFHLMFLAVAIAYGYRIWPVGPTVTATVAFTVLGGWLMVDQAAEGRLPWAELAEVPLMPMVLLVMIWHVRRRVVAVEKMEQMTDRQLQAVQREHEFVRDASHAIRTPVTIARGHLELVAVEDLDEEVRSDLSVALQQLERMTALSNRLLAVARLDSGGALSEQPTNLGNLVRELAANWSARSDRTWRVDCEPTGWIAADPEWIELALDALVENALNFTPVGGTISLHCWRSADHCVVEVADSGPGIEPEDLPHVFDRFWHRMPPNGRMGTGLGLAMARSAAVAHGGRLSARNGPNGGALFELELPAD